DNA sequence from the Butyricimonas faecalis genome:
GGCGTGGCATTGTCCGTGTAGGAGGCCGGCGGCATCTTTCCCAGCACGTTCCACAGGTCGAGCCGGGACTTGATGTTGTCCGTGCAGGTGACGGTGATGTTCGCGATTTCATCCCGTTTCACCTCCTTCAACACCGACGGATAGGGTCTGGGCTCCGCTTTCCAGTCGTTGCCGAAGAAATTATTGACACGGGTAATGAGGCATTTCGCCTTGTTCAGGCCTATGTCGGAATCACTGAAGAGTTGGCGTCCGATGTTGGTCCCGGACACGATGTCAGGGTCATAGAGCGTGACGGACAGGCCGGGGTGTCCGAGCGCCCGCAATGTCACGTCGAGCCGGGCCAGACATGTCAGCACCTGCGAACCGGTTCCGCCCGCGCCGATAAGATTCACTGTTACCGGGTGCTGCGGGTCAATCAGGTAGTTGTCGATATAATGCACTCTTTTCATTTCAGTATGTCCTTTAGTTTCAAGTTGTTCAACGGTCTCAGTTCTTCAAGGTCGAAAGGTCTGTCCTTTGCCGCTTTCGTGACCAGAACGAGATTTGATTTGGTCGGGTTGCCATGCGCTCCCAGATGGGAGAACTCCGTCAGCCAGAACTTCCTCTCCCAATATTCGAGCAGTTTCGCGTAGGTCAGGTCTTTCGGCTTCTCTATTCTGGCGGAACCCAGACAGACGCTTGCCTGCGTCACGTTGAAGAACGGGGCGGCATAAAGTTCCGTCTTTTCCGTCGGTTCCCTGTCTTTGCAGGCATAGACATTCAGGTGGCTTTCTCCGGCCTCGTAGATGATTCCCGGCAGATGATACTCCGCGTTCTCTATCTTGAGGGCTTCCTTGAAGAACATCATACGTTTCCGGGGAGAGTTGTACCAGATGTATTTCTCGCTTCCCTTACGCGGGTCGCACCACAACAGGTTGGACGGTATCCTTCCATACGGTGTGGCGCTGTGCCTTTCGGAATAGCCCCGTACCAGCTCGTTCATGAACTCCGCCGTCACCGGACGGCCTTCGCCCATTATACCGCTTTCATCTATATCCCTGACCTCGATGAAATAACTGTTGTCATATACATAATGACTGTTGTCTTCCCGGGCATAGGCAATCAGCGCTGCCCGCGGATGGAGCAGCGTCCTGAGTTTTCTTGTCAATTCGTTCGTTTCCAGCATGTTTTAACAGATTATATTGATGAACTTATCCGCCCATTTGAAGAACCGCTCCGGATAGTCATCCATCCGGAACAGTTCTCCGGTATCGGACGAGAGGTCGCAGGTCGTTACCGGCGTGATGTCATAGGTCTCCCTGCTGTTTGAATTGTAATAGTCAACGAGATATTCAGACACTATATCGTTGATGTCATAGACGACCCTTATCTGCTGTTGCAGGTACATCGGATGGAAATCCGGATTCTCGGAGTAGTAGGCGTCATACCCGTACCCCATGATGCCCCGTTCCGGTGTCAGGAAGGGCAGACCGCTCCTCATGGCGTCGACCAGCTGCCTTTCAAACCCGTTTTGGGGAGTGTACGAGCCGATTGCCCCCGGCAGGTCCTTGTAATAGGACTTTGCAGCCACCCGCCTGAGCAGCCTGCCTATTTTCCCCTCCTGATAGGAACGCACAAGTTTCACCCGGCTTTTCCATTCCTGCGGGTCATCGCCTCCGTCCTCCGAGAGCAGCTCGAATATGAACTCCGCGTCATCGTCATCCAGAATGGTGCTGATACCGTTGGCCGTCATCAGCTTGTGGATAAAGGTAATGGCGATCCTCCTTAAAACGGGACTGAGTGATTCCAGGAACCTCACAGGGAAATAGTACAGCGTCAGACTTCCCCACCGGTGGTACTTCCACAAACGGAAGAAGAGCCTGCCTCTTTCCTGCTCGATATTGACATTCAGCTCATCCCCCACAAGCGCGTCCATCTCGTCGTACAGCCTGGCTATGCCCTCCCCGATACTGTTTCCCGGTGTGTGCGCCGCTTCCTTTTGCAGCAACAGGGCATACTTGAAAAAGGAATCACGCAGGAACTCATAGTTTTCCCGCGTGATTACATTGATGCTGCCGCATTGAAGTCCGTCGTATGTCTCCACGACAAGGCTTTTCAGGGCAACCGGTGCAAGCGCCGTGCTCAGAAAAGAATTACGGCCCCGCTTGGAGCCGCAATCCGTTCTTTCCTGTCCACCCCGTATCGGGTTTCCCTCCGTGTCTGCCCGATGATGAGCCTTGCCAGCTGTTCCTGCCGGTGTTCGTCCAATGGTACACATGGTTTCTTGTTTTTCTTTTTCCTGTTCTTCCTCATATATCCTATCCTTTGGTTCCGACAGTGGTCTTGAACTCGTACACGGCCTTGTCATCCTTGAGTACCGGACCGTGTACCGTCGCGGTTGTCAGTTCAGGATAAAAGTTGGAGTAATAATTCATGACCATTTCCGGGCTGTCCGACGGGTTCGGATCGTCGAGCGTGACCATTCCGCTGCCTTTCTTGAACGTGAATGAACGTGTCATTCCTGTGATTTCGAGTGCCATAGTCTTAAACTGTTTGATAGGGTGAATACTTGGGTTCTAACATGGATTGGGGAAAATCGGGATATTCCTCGTAATCCTTGGGATTGTAATTGATTTCTTCGTCTGCGGGGTATTGCATCCGGTAGTCTTCAGGCGTGAATTCCGGTTCCTGCCAGTGCGTGACTTCCTGACCGCCATAGTTTTGCGGTTGTACGGAAGGCTGCTGTGCGTATTGCGGTTGTGGTGGGGTCTGGTGTTGAACCGGTCTGTGCGGCGGTTGCTGAGGTGGCCACATCGAAGGCTGTTGCGGTTGTCCGGCCATGGATCCCGGTACCTGAGGCTGTGGCGGATAGGGCGGTTGCTGTACGGAAACTGCCATAGGTTGTGGCTGCGGTTGCTGTCGCTGTTGTGCCGTTGCCGCCATAGGTTGCGGTCGTGGCTGCGACTGGGCTTGCGGCACCGGTTCATCCATCAGTTCGAACAGGCTGCCCTTGTTCATCGCCTTTTTCTGCTGCTCCATCATTTCGTCAATCTTCTTCTGGTCCTGTGGCTTGGCATGGAGGCGTGCCTGAGAGAGTGCGGTGACGGCATCCTTATGGTTCTTGGCCGCGATCAGCTCCTCCGCTTTCTTGAGGTGTTTCTCGTATTTCTCCCGCCTCTCCTTCTCCTCTTTCGTCTCCTTGGCCTTTGCATCCTTCGCCGCCTTACTTTCGGATGCGGCCTTCTCCGCCTGCACCTCGAATTGAGCCATGTTGGTGATTAGTCCCACCGCTTTCTGTATCGGGCGTGCGACGGTTTGCAGGAATCCCGCGTCCAGTTCCTCGGGCTTCCCGTTGACCGTCAAGGGTACGATGTGGTTCTGAGCCTCGTCCTTCAGCCCGTTCGACTTCGGCAGCGTGGATACTGCCAGTTGTCCGTTTGCTTTACGGATGACCAGCGTAAGGTCCACGCCTTCGGTCATCATCTGGTTGATTGCTGTAAAAAACATAATTGTATGAATTAAAGTGTGAATAACCGTATTCTTTCTATCTGTTGAAGAACTCCGCCAGCAGCCTGTTCCGGTCGGGATGGCTGCATATCTCCAGTACCGGGTCCAGCAGCGTGGAGATGTGTACGGGTCCGCTTCTTTCCCGTGGGGGGAATTTGACGGTCGGTTCCGGGACAGGATACTTCCTTCTTGCCGGTATCGGCACTGGTATCTGTACCGGTGCCATCGGCGGTCTTGAGATGATTGCTTGATTCATGACTCTATAATTTTAATTGTGAATACCTGGGCTTTGGCAGCCCGTTGAACTACAAGGGCTTTACGGCAAACGCTTCCGGAAAGGCAAGGCTTTCGGGAAAAATACCGCAAGCCCTCCGGGCGAGGATGATTTTTCCCCGAAACCCGGAGGGCCCGGCCTTGCCGTCCGAAAAGAGGCGTTTGCCAACTTTGCCCGGTAGTTCTCCGGTCTGTCAATGGCTGTATATGCCTCCCTTTCCTTTCCGAACGTGTTTTCATTATCCCTGTTTCCATAAGGCATGGAACACAAAAAGAGCCGTCCTCCGTGAGGACAGCCCTGTTCTGCAAGGTATTGCAGCGGTTTATATGCCGTATTTGTTCCATCTTCCTATATTTTATGCCGGTGGAATCAGAATACCAGGTAGCTGAGGATACAAAAAAGTATCGCCGCTGCCACCAGGAAGCAGGCTACCTTATAGAGAAACCTGAAGAATCCCCTGAAACAGACGATGGCGACTGCCGTCCACACGGGCGACACGCCTCTTGAATACAGATAACCGAACACGATGAAGGCCGCGATGGCCAATACTGTCATCCTTGTCCATTTGCCTGTTGTCAGTTTTCCGATATATTCCCTCGTTTTCATGACCGTATATTGTTAATGGGTGAAACATGTCATTTCCAATTTCGGGGGCCGGAGAGCGGACCGCCTCCACAGGCAAGGTTTTCGGGGAAAATACCGGAGCGGGGCGAGGATGATTTTCCCCGAAACCTGCAAGGCCCGACCTTGCAGGTGGAAACGGGCGGTTCCGCTACCTTTGTCCGCAGAATTGGAATGGCGGGATCATTTGCCTTTTGCACCTTTGGGCTTGGGAAAAGAAAGTTTCAGGTTAAAACTGTCGTCAAAGGTGAGTGCCGCATCGAAAGAACATCCTTTCTTACCCTTGAAACCCTTGATAAGCCGGGTGGAGCCGGATGAGAAAAGCTGTTCAAGATGCCGGTCGGTCAGTTCCTTGTTCAGGAAACGGCGGAACACCAGCAGCCCGCATCCTTCACGGTCGCATTTCGCGACCTTGGACTTCACCACCACGTTGCCGGCCTTGCACTTGGGGCAGGTAAAGGCGTGTGATGACGGTTCCGGGAATTTGAGGCGCAATATCTCGCCGGTTACTTTTCCGGTGTATTCCCTGATGGAGAGCATGAAGCTGTCCGGATCGAGGGTACGTCCCTCTATCCGTGCCAGTGCCCTTTCCCATGTGCCGGTCAGCTCTGCGTCGGCCACCATCATGTCCTTCACCGATTCGTAGAGGTACAGCCCCTTTTCCGTCGGCAGGATACTCTTGCCGGAACGCTCGACATAGTTACGTTTGAACAGGGTCGTGATGATGGCGGCACGGGTGGCGGGTGTGCCGATACCCGAATCCTTGACAGTCTCACGTGCCTCTCCGTCCGTGATATCCTTTCCGCAGTTCTCCATGGCGGCAAGCAGCGTGGCTTCCGTGTAAAGCGGCCTGGGCAGGGTCTTCTTCTGCGACAGTCCGCGACTCGAGAGCGGAACCAGCCCGCCTTCGGCAAACAAGGCCGTTCCTCCGCCATCTTCCGGCTCGTCCTTTTCCCGGTCCTCCTTCCGGGCGAATACCGCCCGCCAGCCCGTGTTGACGATGAAGGCGGAGCGGGAGCGGAAATCCATGCCCCCGCACATACACTCCATGAGCAGCCGCTCCTTCTCGCAGGGCGGGGAGAAGGCTTCCAGCATCCTGCCGGCTATCAGGGTGTAGACGGCGGATTCCGCCTCGGACAACTCTTCGGGAGCGACACCCGTGATGATCAGGGCATGGTGGTCGGTCACTTTCGTGGTATCCACGCTCCGGGTGTTCAGAGCGGAAAAATCGAAAGAGCGTCCGTACTCCCTGAACAGAGGCATGGCAATGATTTTTTCCAGCAAGGCGGGTATATTCGCCATGATATCTTCGGGTATGTACCGGCTGCCCGTTCTCGGGTACGAGACCAGTTTCTTCTCGTACAGGGACTGGGCGATGGAAAGAGTCTTGTCCGCCGTAAGGTCGTGGTGGATGTTGCAGTCCTTCTGAAGGGAGGTCAGGTCATACAGAAGTGGGGCCTGCTGGAAAACCGTACCACGCTCCACTTTGGTGATTGTCACCGCCGAGCCGGGAATGATGCGTCCGTATGCCGTTTCCGCCGCTTTCTTGTCCCCGAAGTGCTCCGGATGGATGAACAGCCGGTGCGCCTCTCCCTGCTTCAGCGTGATATGAAGCTGCCAGTATGGTGTGGAGACGAAGTTGCGGTTCTCCTTGAAGCGCGCGCATATCATGGCGAGGGTCGGGGTCTGTACCCGTCCGATGGAGTTGTTCGCCGAACCGGAGACTGCCGCCAACGCGCGGCTGGCGTTCATGCCCACCAGCCAGTCCGCCTTCGCCCTGCTGTCCGCGGCCGCATAGAGGCTGTCGTATTCATATCCTTCCCTGAGGTCTGCCATCCCCTTTCGGATGGCCTCATCGGTAAGCGAGGAGAACCACAGGCGTTTGAAAAGCTTGGTACAGCCCAGGTGGGAATATATCCACCGGAAGATGAGTTCCCCCTCACGCCCGGCATCGGTCGCCACGATGATGCTGTCACATTCGGAGAACACCCCGTCGATGACCTTGAGCTGCCTGCCGGCGGCGATGTCCGTCACCATGCCCCTGTCCGTACGTATCTGTCGTTCCACAAGACGGAACGGTTCGGGAAGCATCGGAAGGTCTTCGGCGGTGGTTCTCGTGTAGCCGTATGTTCCCGGCAATGCCAGTGATACTAAATGTCCCAGCGCCCATGTCACCATGTAGCCGTTTCCTGTTATGTAGCCGTCCTTTTTCTCTGTAGCCCCGACCACACGGGCTATCTCCTGACCGACACTCGGTTTTTCTGCTATGATTGCTATCATGATTCGGATAAGAATTAAGCCGTTTCCCGCTTGCCGGCGTACGGAGGGACGGGAAACGGCGGTTATACATTCGGTTTACATAATTATAAAGGTGGAGTTACTCTCCCACGGACTTGATGCCGAGGATTTCGAGCAGCGGGTCACCGTCCTTGCGTACCAGCTGGAGTGTGGCGTCCATCACCACGTCCACACCGAGGAGCACGAGGCTGAGCGGCATCACTTTTGTTTTCTCTCCCCTGAGCAGCGTGTCAAGTTCTCCCGACATCTCCAGCTCGTCCTTCAGGATGCCGATGCCTGCCAACTCGTCCCAGTTCACGTCCTCCGCCTTGAAAGGCGTGTTGTTTTCCTTGTTCATTTCCATGTTCTGATTCTTTAGGATTTCACATTCGTTTTACTTTTACTTTGACCGTCAGGCTATGCTCGCGCCCCTGGATTGGCGGTTTTCCTCTCCCTGTCTTTGTGCGGCGGACACCACGTTGCGCTGCGCGGCGTCGCGTCTGCGGTCGGGGTTCTCGTTGTAGAAGTCCAGCCGTCCCTGGTTGAAGTTCGCCTTGACGTACTGCGAGATGGTCTTGCCGTCATACCCCTTGATGCCCTCGACCAGTACCGCCTTGCCGCTTTGGAGGTCGGCACGCTGCTTGCGGGTAAGCTCCACGTCCCATACCTTGGCCGGTATCTTGAACTCCTCGCGCTGGTCGAAACCGTCCGGTGTGCGCGAATAGCTCAGACGGCCCGTTTCGAGGTCCGCCTTGATGAATGAGGAGAATTCCTCGCCCCTGCGGTTCACCATGCCGTTGAGGAAGATGGGCCGCCCTTCACGCAGCTCTTTCTGCTCCTCGGGAGTGACCTTCACGCCGCCTATTTCATTCGGGATGTAGATTTCCCGTGCGCCTTCAGGGGAGTCGGGATTGTAGCGGGTGTAGGACGGGCGGCCTGTCGCTTCGTCGAGCTTCACGTAGGAGGAGAACAGTTCCCCGTCCTTGCGTTTCATGCCCTCCACGAAAATGGCCTTACCCCCGTTCAAATCATCGATCTGTTTCTTGGTCAGTTCCACGCCTCCCAGATACTGCCGGTTGAAGAGCTTGTCGTTCTCGAAGATGAACTCCACGCCCCTGCGCTCGGCATTGACCTGGATGTGGGCATCGAACGGATTGCCCGATCTGGCCGTCATTCCTTCGATGAATATTTTCTTTCCTTCACGCAGGTCGTTCTGTTCCTGTTCGGTCAGTTTCACCCCGCTGATTTCACGTGGTATGAAGACATTCTCGGCTTTCATCGCCACCACCTCGTTGGTCAGCTTGTCGATGCTGACGAAAGAGGGGACATACTCGCCGTTGCGGTTTTTCAGTTCCACGACACGCCCCATGTTGCCCGTCTCAAGCAGGTTCTTCTTGTCCTCGTCAGAGAAGATATGTCCGAAGTAGGGACGGTCGAGGTCGGGTTTCTGCCGGATACCGTGGATGCCCAGTACGATGTCCCCAGCCCGGGACTGCTGGAACGAGAGCCTCGCGTCGGTACGTAATACGGCGGAGCCGAAGTTCATGCTGATGGGCACTACCTGGTTGGTCTTGTAGCCTCTGAGCATCTGGTCGAGCAGCCCCCGTTCCTGAAGCTCCTCACGGGAGAGCCCGAAGTTCTTCAGCTGTTCCCAGTTGATCATGGACTCGTTGTAGCGGTACTGGGGCTGTTGCTGCGTGCCTCCGCCTTGGGCGGCCTGCTGCTGTGTTTCATTTTCTTTTGCCATTTCTTCTTGATTTTGATGGTTGATACTTTGGTTTTCCTTGTCGCGGGGGACAATCTCGTACTGTTTGAGGAATTCTTCCACCGCGTCTGTCTTTTTTCCGGCGGCGAGGTCTTCGATGGCCTGCCTCACTTTCGGGTCGTCCAGTGCTTTCTCCTTGACGGAGAGGATGCCGAAGCGTGTCGGGTCCTTGAGCTGGCTCCAGAAATTCTTCAGGAAATTCTCGAACATGCTGGCATAGCGGTCGATTTTCAGAAAGGAGTTTGTATGCTCCTTGTCTGCCGGAACCGTCTTGTACCTGCCGTCCTTGTCAATTTGGGACACTGCCTGTAAAATCAGTTCCATCTTGTCGAGGATAAGGATGATGTCGCTCATCTGTTCGTTCTCGGCGACTTGCGGTTTAGGGGGATCGTCCCTTCCATTTTTCTTTGCCATAACTTTGTTTTTTTAGGGTTGATAACTATGATTGTCAGTGCAAATATATAGGATGATTTCTGATATATAATTGATTTACAATACGTTGTGCTATATGTTTCACCGTTTGTCATCCTGTTTCACTGCGGGAGGAAAAGCGGGAGGCGGAAAAACGGGAAAGTCAGAGGAAAAAGCAAGGAAAAGCACCGGATTAAAAAGGCGGAAAAGGGCGGGCACACACGAATGGTAAGCCCCAGGACAAGAAAAAACGGCAGGAACGCCACGAAACCGACAAGGAGAAAACCGTATTATGCAGAGTTGCGAGCGAGCTGTCTTTAGTCCCCGCTTCCTTGTGCCGCTCTATAAGACAGGAAGAAGATTTTGTATGGGAGATGTGTTGACGGCGTAATCCATTGGGACATCAAGCACGGCAAAATACCGCCGTCAGATTGTTTTTTATCTTGTCCTATGCGTCGTAGGTCGCTTCGCTTGCTAAGTCCCGACCGTCTCCACAACTCGGACGGCGATACCGGAACGTTTTTTCGGGTGAAAAATTACCGCAGGGAATTTTTTGCCCGAAAACCGGAGGCCCGAACGTGGAAGGTATCGTCCTCCGGGTTATCTTCTTGAAGGGACTTGTCAAGCGAAGCGTGCTTATGATGGATTTTTATAGAGGAATATGGAATAAGACACCTTGATGATAAAAGTGCGCTAAAAAAGTGCAGAAGTAATCAGATTTTGATTACCTTTGCACTAAAAACGCTCGCTATGACAATAAGAGAATGGATTAGAGATAGGGAAATTGGTGGCTTTCCAACTTTTTCGGTTGATGATGTAAGGCAAACATTTCCTGATTATTCGGAGCAAGTCATCAAGAATGAATTATTCCGATTATCAAAACAAGGCATCTTATGTCCTGTGTATAAAGGCTTTTATGTCATAATTCCTCCTCAGTATGCAGCAAAAAGGATGGTTCCTCCAATATATTACATTGATCAATTGATGTCGTATCTGAATAAACCATATTATATCTGTTTATTGAATGCCGCAGAAATTTTGGGTGCAGCTCATCAACGGCCACAGAAGTTTTCTGTAATGACGGTATTCCCAAAGTCTTCCGTCTCTTCATCAAAGAATAATTCGCTTGTTTGGGGATATCGCAAGGAGATTCCATCTGATTTTTTATTGTTCAAGAATTCTGAGACAGGAGTGATATACTATTCAAATGCTGAATTGACAGCCATTGATATTGTACACTATGAACAATATATCGGTGGCCTCTCAAGGGCAGCGACCATTTTGGATGAATTAGCAGAAAAACTTGATTTTCGTAAAGCTTCCGATAACTTATTTAACTATACATCAATCGCTACTATCCAACGATTGGGATATATATTGGATGATATTTTAGAACAGAAAGAGATTGCAGAAGTGTTACATTCTGAATTATTGACATATGTCAAGCGTTTTAGATATATTCCCCTTAGTACACACAAAACTGATGAGAATGCAGAAAAGAATACTCGTTGGAAAGTTTATATAAATTCGATAATAGAAACAGACGAAATATGATAAACAGAACAGCCATTACCCAATGGAATAAGATTGTTCCTTGGAATGATAATGCACAAGTAGAACAAGACCTTATTATCTCTCGTGCATTAGTCGCTATTTTCAGTGATAAATTCCTTGCTTCACAGCTTGCGTTCAGAGGAGGAACCGCACTTCATAAATTATATCTGTCGCCACAGCCTAGATATAGTGAAGATATTGATTTAGTACAAATCACACCGGGACCGATAAAACCAATCATGTTCAAGCTAGGTGAAGTCTTAAGTTTTTTGCCTGATAGGGTTACAAAACAAAAGCGATATAACAACACGATGTTATTTCGTATGGAGTCGGAAATCCCCCCGACAATCCCCTTACGTTTGAAAATAGAGATAAATTGTTTTGAACATTTCAACGAATTGGGA
Encoded proteins:
- a CDS encoding DUF3945 domain-containing protein produces the protein MAKKNGRDDPPKPQVAENEQMSDIILILDKMELILQAVSQIDKDGRYKTVPADKEHTNSFLKIDRYASMFENFLKNFWSQLKDPTRFGILSVKEKALDDPKVRQAIEDLAAGKKTDAVEEFLKQYEIVPRDKENQSINHQNQEEMAKENETQQQAAQGGGTQQQPQYRYNESMINWEQLKNFGLSREELQERGLLDQMLRGYKTNQVVPISMNFGSAVLRTDARLSFQQSRAGDIVLGIHGIRQKPDLDRPYFGHIFSDEDKKNLLETGNMGRVVELKNRNGEYVPSFVSIDKLTNEVVAMKAENVFIPREISGVKLTEQEQNDLREGKKIFIEGMTARSGNPFDAHIQVNAERRGVEFIFENDKLFNRQYLGGVELTKKQIDDLNGGKAIFVEGMKRKDGELFSSYVKLDEATGRPSYTRYNPDSPEGAREIYIPNEIGGVKVTPEEQKELREGRPIFLNGMVNRRGEEFSSFIKADLETGRLSYSRTPDGFDQREEFKIPAKVWDVELTRKQRADLQSGKAVLVEGIKGYDGKTISQYVKANFNQGRLDFYNENPDRRRDAAQRNVVSAAQRQGEENRQSRGASIA
- a CDS encoding type IA DNA topoisomerase, which gives rise to MIAIIAEKPSVGQEIARVVGATEKKDGYITGNGYMVTWALGHLVSLALPGTYGYTRTTAEDLPMLPEPFRLVERQIRTDRGMVTDIAAGRQLKVIDGVFSECDSIIVATDAGREGELIFRWIYSHLGCTKLFKRLWFSSLTDEAIRKGMADLREGYEYDSLYAAADSRAKADWLVGMNASRALAAVSGSANNSIGRVQTPTLAMICARFKENRNFVSTPYWQLHITLKQGEAHRLFIHPEHFGDKKAAETAYGRIIPGSAVTITKVERGTVFQQAPLLYDLTSLQKDCNIHHDLTADKTLSIAQSLYEKKLVSYPRTGSRYIPEDIMANIPALLEKIIAMPLFREYGRSFDFSALNTRSVDTTKVTDHHALIITGVAPEELSEAESAVYTLIAGRMLEAFSPPCEKERLLMECMCGGMDFRSRSAFIVNTGWRAVFARKEDREKDEPEDGGGTALFAEGGLVPLSSRGLSQKKTLPRPLYTEATLLAAMENCGKDITDGEARETVKDSGIGTPATRAAIITTLFKRNYVERSGKSILPTEKGLYLYESVKDMMVADAELTGTWERALARIEGRTLDPDSFMLSIREYTGKVTGEILRLKFPEPSSHAFTCPKCKAGNVVVKSKVAKCDREGCGLLVFRRFLNKELTDRHLEQLFSSGSTRLIKGFKGKKGCSFDAALTFDDSFNLKLSFPKPKGAKGK
- a CDS encoding PRTRC system protein E, producing the protein MFFTAINQMMTEGVDLTLVIRKANGQLAVSTLPKSNGLKDEAQNHIVPLTVNGKPEELDAGFLQTVARPIQKAVGLITNMAQFEVQAEKAASESKAAKDAKAKETKEEKERREKYEKHLKKAEELIAAKNHKDAVTALSQARLHAKPQDQKKIDEMMEQQKKAMNKGSLFELMDEPVPQAQSQPRPQPMAATAQQRQQPQPQPMAVSVQQPPYPPQPQVPGSMAGQPQQPSMWPPQQPPHRPVQHQTPPQPQYAQQPSVQPQNYGGQEVTHWQEPEFTPEDYRMQYPADEEINYNPKDYEEYPDFPQSMLEPKYSPYQTV
- a CDS encoding nucleotidyl transferase AbiEii/AbiGii toxin family protein; protein product: MINRTAITQWNKIVPWNDNAQVEQDLIISRALVAIFSDKFLASQLAFRGGTALHKLYLSPQPRYSEDIDLVQITPGPIKPIMFKLGEVLSFLPDRVTKQKRYNNTMLFRMESEIPPTIPLRLKIEINCFEHFNELGLVKVPFEVENSWFSGKCEITTYRLNELLGTKLRALYQRKKGRDLFDLYVALSEAVVDINEILRCYNRYMSFVVQQPPTYKQFINNMEEKMLDPDFLGDTQNLIRPDREFNPRLGYELVLEKLIERMRK
- a CDS encoding PRTRC system protein C encodes the protein MALEITGMTRSFTFKKGSGMVTLDDPNPSDSPEMVMNYYSNFYPELTTATVHGPVLKDDKAVYEFKTTVGTKG
- a CDS encoding DUF4099 domain-containing protein — encoded protein: MEMNKENNTPFKAEDVNWDELAGIGILKDELEMSGELDTLLRGEKTKVMPLSLVLLGVDVVMDATLQLVRKDGDPLLEILGIKSVGE
- a CDS encoding PRTRC system ThiF family protein translates to MKRVHYIDNYLIDPQHPVTVNLIGAGGTGSQVLTCLARLDVTLRALGHPGLSVTLYDPDIVSGTNIGRQLFSDSDIGLNKAKCLITRVNNFFGNDWKAEPRPYPSVLKEVKRDEIANITVTCTDNIKSRLDLWNVLGKMPPASYTDNATPLYWMDFGNTQTTGQVIMGTVLKKIRQPASTLYEAVGSLKVITRFVKYARVKEEDSGPSCSLAEALEKQDLFINSTLAQLGCNILWKMFRNGMIEHHGVYLNLATMKVNPISI
- a CDS encoding prokaryotic E2 ligase family D protein gives rise to the protein MLETNELTRKLRTLLHPRAALIAYAREDNSHYVYDNSYFIEVRDIDESGIMGEGRPVTAEFMNELVRGYSERHSATPYGRIPSNLLWCDPRKGSEKYIWYNSPRKRMMFFKEALKIENAEYHLPGIIYEAGESHLNVYACKDREPTEKTELYAAPFFNVTQASVCLGSARIEKPKDLTYAKLLEYWERKFWLTEFSHLGAHGNPTKSNLVLVTKAAKDRPFDLEELRPLNNLKLKDILK
- a CDS encoding type IV toxin-antitoxin system AbiEi family antitoxin domain-containing protein, coding for MTIREWIRDREIGGFPTFSVDDVRQTFPDYSEQVIKNELFRLSKQGILCPVYKGFYVIIPPQYAAKRMVPPIYYIDQLMSYLNKPYYICLLNAAEILGAAHQRPQKFSVMTVFPKSSVSSSKNNSLVWGYRKEIPSDFLLFKNSETGVIYYSNAELTAIDIVHYEQYIGGLSRAATILDELAEKLDFRKASDNLFNYTSIATIQRLGYILDDILEQKEIAEVLHSELLTYVKRFRYIPLSTHKTDENAEKNTRWKVYINSIIETDEI